In Dermacentor variabilis isolate Ectoservices chromosome 11, ASM5094787v1, whole genome shotgun sequence, one genomic interval encodes:
- the LOC142564652 gene encoding uncharacterized protein LOC142564652, with translation MIPSTARRAVNGAGDAEMDEENSKKNFGSVPLLDMLAEVASATLKSDPVLLKDSTHKARKSALQADALVLDQIRILSDRMLLDMFSEFTSNEMRRTFSYRCYLMPSVCAETFSSFGNENKARLQMKSHLLAHIAKLLAEANAPGRQGKPPFTAEPLQARKRRLQESEGTGRKRRRPQTKQPSGVSKNERRANCSSTVHAPTTGTTIKKSQARPKSQAKPVVTKTEGKNGRPMLKVAVKSLTTPSNKIKVPPTTSKLQNNAPPKEEKPPNTTSESWEAQLVKRDHCYWGPGCPLAVDDSGDSDMEELCSDCVEHRPTVPCQSVIATPAFPYVYVPLLPNTSSVVEVTTPGGGIGGSQARRRTPSPMLQSSEDEDEDEDEDEDDEEEEQRSKQQQQQPAAKGRARLPGRRGTAAQAAETTFERKLALKHIKALRNKRRDERGPLVCKICKTKVFTAQATLMYHYRSHAGIKPFNCKICEATFTRQHSLNYHMLIHNNKSRFACEDCGRNFRHPSHFKEHLRRHTGETPYQCTDCNQRFKTRNTYKRHLKTRHGKILTAQGILSLGESRPTSPAPT, from the exons ATGATTCCGAGCACTGCGCGGAGAGCGGTGAACGGAGCCGGTGACGCCGAGATGGACGAAGAAAACTCAAAAAAGAACTTCGGCTCCGTGCCGCTCTTGGACATGCTCGCCGAGGTAGCCTCGGCCACGCTCAAAAGCGACCCGGTGCTGCTGAAAGATTCCACTCATAAG GCGCGCAAGTCAGCGCTTCAAGCGGATGCCCTGGTGCTGGACCAAATCCGCATTCTCTCGGACCGTATGCTCCTGGACATGTTCTCGGAATTCACCAGCAACGAGATGCGCCGAACCTTCAGCTACCGCTGCTATCTCATGCCCAGCGTCTGTGCGGAAACATTCTCCAGCTTTGGCAACGAGAACAAGGCCCGCCTCCAAATGAAATCTCACCTCCTGGCGCACATTGCCAAGCTCCTGGCCGAAGCCAATG CGCCTGGTAGGCAAGGCAAGCCACCGTTCACGGCGGAACCTCTCCAGGCCCGAAAACGACGTCTACAAG AATCCGAGGGAACTGGCCGAAAGCGCAGACGACCGCAGACCAAGCAGCCGTCGGGGGTCAGCAAGAACGAGCGGCGAGCAAACTGCTCGTCCACCGTGCATGCTCCCACCACTGGAACCACCATCAAAAAAAGTCAAGCACGACCGAAGAGTCAAGCCAAGCCAGTCGTAACGAAGACAGAGGGCAAGAACGGGCGGCCCATGCTCAAG GTGGCTGTGAAATCCTTGACGACGCCCAGCAATAAGATTAAGGTCCCCCCCACGACCAGCAAGCTGCAGAACAATGCGCCGCCCAAAGAGGAGAAGCCACCGAATACCACCAGCGAAAGCTGGGAGGCACAACTGGTCAAGCGGGACCACTGCTACTGGGGGCCCGGCTGTCCGCTCGCTGTGG ACGACTCTGGAGACAGCGACATGGAAGAGTTGTGCAGCGATTGCGTGGAGCACCGTCCCACCGTCCCTTGCCAGTCGGTCATTGCCACGCCCGCCTTCCCCTACGTTTATGTGCCGCTGCTGCCCAACACCTCGTCCGTGGTCGAGGTGACCACCCCTGGAGGTGGCATCGGAGGCAGCCAAGCGAGGCGGCGCACGCCAAGCCCAATGCTCCAGTCCTCCGAAGATGAGGACGAGGATgaagacgaggacgaagatgaCGAAGAGGAAGAGCAGaggagtaagcagcaacagcagcaacccGCAGCCAAGGGCAGGGCACGCCTGCCGGGCCGGAGGGGCACTGCTGCACAGGCCGCCGAAACCACCTTTGAAAGG AAACTTGCACTAAAGCACATCAAGGCGTTACGGAACAAGCGGCGCGACGAGCGAGGCCCTCTGGTGTGCAAGATCTGCAAGACCAAAGTGTTCACAGCCCAGGCCACCCTCATGTACCACTATCGCAGCCATGCAG GCATCAAGCCATTCAACTGCAAGATCTGCGAGGCAACCTTCACGCGACAGCACAGCCTCAACTACCACATGCTGATCCACAACAACAAGAGCCGCTTTGCATGCGAGGACTGCGGCCGCAACTTCCGGCACCCGAGTCACTTCAAGGAGCACCTGCGCCGGCACACGGGCGAGACACCCTACCAGTGCACCGACTGCAACCAGAG GTTCAAGACGCGTAACACGTACAAGAGGCATTTGAAGACCCGGCACGGGAAGATCCTGACGGCACAGGGAATCCTCTCTCTCGGGGAGTCTCGGCCCACGAGCCCGGCGCCAACGTGA